ATACTTAGTAAGTTCGTAATAAAAGATGGGTTACAAAGGACTTCGGTTTTGCTTTTCGACTTGCCTCAGTTAGCTTGTCTGTAGCTCACTGTGTAGAATACCATGGACTGGGCATGAATATGATTTTTTTATCTTGCGTTGCATGGGAAAAACAGTAGTGATTTGCATCTTGTTACATAATGTTGTTAAGGTGCCAATGTTGTAGAGTACAGCATGGCTAGAAAGATTTAGAAAAATTGCTTGTTCGTGATTTACGAAGAGGGATTCTCATTATCCGTTGAGGAAAGTCAGCATTATCCAGTGTCTCAGCTTGCACCTTCATACATGCGTCACCACCCCTCATCATTGCTTATTGTAATCATTGACTGGAGATCACGAGATGTCTCCTCCAACCTTCTTCTACGGGAGCCTAGATGGATTCCAAAGTACAAGGCTATTGATACCCTTTATAAGTGCTAGAACGATTATCTCTATGCCATTTGACTATTCTTCCAAACATCATTTAGAGCAGAATTTTTTTTCTCCCAAAATAATATGCCAATTTCTATATTTATCCTGGCatattctatattttttttctcccAAAACAATATGCCAATTTCTATATTTTTCTCCCAAAATAGTAAGCTAAACTTTTCAAATTCCTTATTACCCTGGATGATAACCTTCACCCAAATCCCAAAGTAAGACTATTGATTTGGTGGAAGTTTAATTATTTGATAAGTGCAGGGTAAAATTGGGATTTTAACTCAATTTCTTAAAAATGAAACCCGGTCATTTACGAATAACAAGATTATTTAAAAGACTTGCATGCATTGTCACCTGTATAAAAGAAAGGCTAGAGACAAAatatctttttttttggaaagaaaataaaatagagGGGACTGGGTCCAAGAGGTGTTTTTGAGAGACTTCTTACACATTGTGATCTCAACGCCATTTTCAGGTGGTTTCTCAGAATTATGGCTGATACAAACCTCACATGCTAATTTTCCTTCAATTAGTGGTGTACTGTCAGTAAATGAATCCTGAAAAGCAATAGGTGGAGAGGCACAATAATGACTGTTAGTCGATTTACCCCAAAAATTCACAACTCTTTCTGTACAGGATGACTTCAGGTTTATCAGAAATAATTCAAAAAGTTTGATGATTTGCCATTACCTCGATTTTGCTTCTGTAGCATTTCCCCCCTGAAGTTGAGAACAGTATCACCTAGAACGTAGAACAGCTAAATGGAAGAATACAGGACAAGGATCGGTAATTCTCATGGTTATTGGATTGTTAAGGGAAGTCATGATTCTTTTGTTTAATCTACAATATTAAAAAGCAAAAATCAAGATGTTCATTAGTTTGATGATTAATTGACCCAATATTCCTTTCCTGGGGTTTAAGAAATTATCTAAATGGTTTATAAGCTGTTAAGAGCATCTTTAGTGATATCCGAATTCTTGGATTTGAGGAGAGATAATCTATTAAGGTATTGAAAAGTAATAAAAGagaggagaaagaaagaagagagagatgGAGGCCAAGAGAGCATACATTCTTTGAAGACCAAATGCTTGGTGTTAGGAGAGAGAATATATAATGTTGCCTGAGAGCCAAATGTTTGGATGTTGTTAAAAGTGCTATAAGTTCACTGAATGTCCTGTTTAAGAAATTGTTTTATTGAAGGATCCAATTCCAAAATCACTCACTTATGAGTGAATTTGGCAATCCTGGTATCAATCACTGCAAATAATCAGCCGGAAGATCAAGTGTACTAAGGGTATGACTAATATAGGACAATGGAGTGAGTTTGAACGAACATTTGGAGTCAATTCAGTCTCCAAAAGTATATGTTGAATTACTTGAAATGGGAAATTTATGATCCCTACTTCTCAGGCAAATTAATAGTTGCCTGAAGGAGCCTGAATTTCCAGAAAGGTGGATAGGCTGCAGACATGGTAGGAAAGTTGACAAGTTGTGTATTCCGTATAAGAAATGTCAACCCACCTGGTGGCTTTTAGGTGCTTCCTTTCACATTAGTGTGCCTGTACGTTGTGATTATGCACCCCTGTAAGCATTGTACTCCTTGAACATTTTGACCATCTAATTTGAATATGAGTTGCTGAGAAAAGTTTTAAATAAGAGAATATAAAGTGGAATGGGGAGAAGATTAGGGATGGAAATTTTGGTGACGAGGGGATGTTTGttcccttcttttttttttgtttagtttCACTTTTGCTTCTTAACAATCAATCTATGTATTAAATTAGATCAAGCTgcggaaatgtcatttatgAGGCACATGCTTTTGATAAATGGAAATGATATCAGCTTTCTGATTATATTGATTTAATAGTTGTAAATGCTCCTTTCACACGTTCGTAGTTACAATTTCTTTCCCCACATGGTTTGTATATGGAGTTCTTTTCCTATCAAAAATTTTTAAAAGCGATAAATAATTACCTCCTTGGTAACTTGTAATTGTGGTGCTTTAAACTCAACCATGTTGCCTTAGTTGAGTATTTGATTTAGCTTTGCAGAGCATTAGAGTTGCTGATATAAAGCTAACTTGTAGGAATGTAGGATATTTAAATCCATTAGAACATTAGAATGAATTCATAGTCGATTGACGAATTAATCGTCAATTGGCTTGTAATGCTTTTCTGATCCCAAAAATATGATATTTCATTATCAAGCATTAAAGTTATGAGCACATAGAATACGAAAATGATGGAAGTCCGCTAATTGTCATTCTAAATCTTTAATCATGGTCTTTTGAAGTCCATTTTGGTATAATCCATGACTTTTTCCTTAACAAGATGTCTCTTCTTGCAGATTTTTGAAAGCAAGGAAGTTTGACCTTGATAAAGCTCTTCATATGTGGGAAGAAATGATCAAATGGAGGAAAGAATATGGAGTAGACACTATTATACAGGTAATAATGTTTTCGAATTTCAAGAAACAGGCATCATTTGACATTAGAAAAAGAAGAATGTCAAGCATCATGGTCTTGTTAACCGTATCCTAATAATGTTGCCTGGATTTTACACGATACATCATTCCATCTATTGTTGAAAGTCACCGTACACACTTGATAGATCTTCCTGTGCGGTCTAGATATTAAATTAAGGTAAATTATGTCCATGTCTTTGTAGAAAACAACTGTCAGAAAAATTATCAAATACATTTTTCGGACTTATATGGGACAGTGACAATGGATTTATTGGCTTCAGCCCAATTTAAGCTCTTGATGGAGGCAGAACCCAGGCAATTATCTTTATCTTTACCAATGCCTTTATGATTGGGAAAGGAATTAATCAGACTTATGCGATGGGGTCTCTGAATTTTTTCGAACTAGAGATGATAATGTTCTCTACATGTGCAAACTAACAAACCATTCACAGCTTTTTGGATAGAGGAAGTTTTGGCGGTGTTCTCCCTTGTTTGGATAGTAAATTATGAGGGTGAGGAAAGAGGAGCTGATTTCTTCATTCTTTAAGAAACAACTCTCGGCAAAATTTGGAGGATTTAGAAGGAAACTAAATATAGCTGGGAAAGTCCATATTATCTTTACTAAAAATCACCCAATCACAGACTCATTCACCAATCATTATTCTCTCTACTCCCTTTATCAGTTTCTCTCTTCTCCTCTCagtcattttctctctctttcctcCTCCTGCCGTCACTTCCTTTCTCTCCCCTCTCAATTTTTCTTGTTGATAAAAACTCTCTTTTGCTGTAACTTATCAGTAACTTGACGAAGCTTTCATGGTGATGTATTCCTGATTAGTTAAGTTGAATTCAAAATTTCTTCTGGATGATTTTCTTCACAAAtcttaaattgaattttatgtaTATAAACCTTACCCTTGCAGTAACAATGATTGTTTTTAGCTGAGCCTTTGTCTGATACGCAACTACCAGTAAATAGAAATGTGCAGACATTTTTAGTAATGCATTTTTAATTTGGTTCATTATCATCCAGAAGTCAAAAGAATAGTGAATCATTGACTCCATCACGGAAATgggattgttattgttattctTTGGGCTATGCAATGCCTTTTCTCCATGATGTTTATTACAAAAGGTTCTTTTTActccttttctgtaggatttcTACTATGAAGAATTCGAAGAAGTACAGCGACACTATCCCCATGGTTATCACGGTGTAGATAAGGAAGGACGACCTGTTTATATTGAACGGCTTGGCAAGATTGAAACTGCCAAACTTATGATTGTGACCACAATAGAGCGCTTTTTAAAGTATCATGTACAAGGATTTGAAAAGGCATTTGCTGAGAAATTTCCAGCCTGTTCCATCGCTGCCAAGAAACATATTGATTCCACGACTACAATATTAGATGTTCAAGGGGTGGTATGGATGATGTGTTTTAAATTCTTCCAGAATAATTTGTTCACGAAACGTCTCATCTTATATGTTCTTATTAATTCTTAATTTTTGTAGAATTGGATGAGCTTTGGTAAAGTTGCTCTTGATCTGATAAAGAACATGCAGAAAATTGACGGTGACAATTACCCTGAGGTAGGTTGCTCAATAATTTCGGCATACATTTGTTTTATGCTACCTTGTTCAATGGTGCTGGACATGCTCACCTGGTCTCCCTTCACTGAAACTTTCTCCAGACTTTGCATCAAATGTTTATCATAAATGCTGGTGCTGGATTCAAGATGGCATGGACTACTGTGAAAAGCTTTCTTGATCCGAAGACTACCTCAAAGATACATGTATGACCTACTCTGCATGTATACCAATTTTTTAAGAGTTTGAAGATAAACATGTTAACCTGTCATTTGTCGTATTTGGCAGGTTCTGGGCAACAAATTCCATAGCAAGTTGATGGAATCTGTAGATTCCAGGTGGGACTTTCTTTCTTTATATTCCTACACTACTGTTGTGTGGTCAAAATAAAGCAATTTACAGTCTCTGGTTTCAGAAGCTGATTGCACCATCTTTCTGCAGCCAATTACCTGATTTTGTGGGTGGAACTTGCTCTTGCCCAGGCGGCTGCCTTAAATATCAGAAGGGGCCCTGGAATGATCCAGAAATAATGAAAGTAAGGTTATTGTTTTTTATGATCACCGGCAATGTCTTTGTCTCTGTTGTTTGCAGTTGTAAGATGATAAGTCACATAAATGTTTTTCAGCTGGTGCAGGCACAAGAAATTATGTATTTAAAGAGAACCACAAGTTCTTCTGATTGCGAAGATCTTAAAAACAAACTACTTGCTAATAAGGTATTGTGCATTATAATGGCATAAAACTGTGTTATTTTACAATTTTGTGCAAAATTCAACCAAATACATGCTCTGCTCGTGCAGGCTAAGAGGAATGACATGATTTTTGCTGACACGGTGCCTGATTTAGATGGTCAAATTCCTAACATTACAGCGCAACCAGATGCTAATGTAAGTTTCTCAAGTCAAGGACAATCGTCCCTCTCCCCACCTTAATTCCCCAAAAGGGGCTTGGGGGAGAAACCAAAAGGCagttccaaaaataaaacaatTGGTTTCTGTCTGTATGTTTAGCTTTCTGCTTTATTTATTATCCTACTTATAGTAGGTGCCAATTATGTTTGAAGTTGTGCGAAAGTATGCAGAACAGTGCATTGCCATTACAGACATTTAGGTTTTGGActtgacataattcaaaagATATTCTTCTTCCATTGTGGGCTTAGAAAATGCATGGCTATTTTATTGCATCCTTGTTGCTGATGTTATTCTGATATAACTTGTTCTAACCATTTTTTGATATGGTAATGACCTGGTAAGCAATGAAAATATCCTGTGTCTATAAGTGAATAAGATATGCTGAAAATGTATGGCTAAAACCATTCAGAGGTTGAACCTAGTTACTATTAAACCTTCATTTGATAATAAATAGTTTGTTGACTGGTATAATTCTAATTGTATGAATGGCTATGTGTCTTCTTGCATCAATAATTCCATCCGCATTTTCATGGctattttcaaaataatattGCATCTTCTGCAGTTGTTGAAAGTTCTGAACATTTCGTTGGAATTTCATATATTCTTTTTGTTTCTCATCGTTACCATTCTCTCAGGTAAGAATGGGTGAATCTTCGTGCAGTGGCAACTTGGTGGAAGTGGTGAGCACCGATGCTAAAGTTGAAGAGGCTAATTTAACAAGTATGTGATCTCCTGTCTGTTATATTTTACTCCCTCTATTTCTTTACATGTCACTTCCTTATTGGTTTCATTTATATGATTTCATATTATATCTGACAATGTGGTAAACAAAGCTGCTGTTCCGCATTTTTCTCCCGATCCTTCGGCTGTGCCTATTAGCTTTGTGATGTCAACGACCTCATACAGGACACAGGGAATAAGGAAACATTCGTGTATGAAAATGGTTATTTGCCTTTGCCTCGATGATTGTGTATCTTGCGAGTTATTTTCGTCATACAATAACAGGTTTTAAATCAGAAGTACCCCATAAATAACATTTAAGGGTTGGGTAGGAGAAGGTATATGGAGTACGTAAGAAAAAATCATTTTAACACAAACATTAGAAATTCTTTCACAGTCAAAGGCCAATAAGCTTTTCTCCCTTCCCGGTGAAGAGCTTTATTAATAAGGAAAAAGATAAAAGGCACATCAACATGGGACAAGCAATCCTCCCTTCCCGGCGAAGAGCTTTATTAATAAGGAAAAAGATAAAAGGCACATCAACATGGGGCAAGCAATCCTCTTAGAATACAAAGCAAAGTTAATCGCAGGGCAGTCGATCTAAGTATCTATTCATACCTAAATCTGGAAAGTAACTTGTTACATAACTGAAGATGCAAGAAACGTAACTTTTCTCTCCAAGACTCCCAGCTAGGATGTCTGTTTTTCTTGGGAGGGTCCCAGCTAGAATATCTTTTACCAAATATCTTGTCATTCTTTTCTAACCACAGCACCCCAGGGGATAAACATGCTAGCTGAACGCCACTGCCTACTGGTGGACAAGGATTTTTGAATATCTATATAATTTTTAGCAAAATGCTGATATGGCTGTGATCCGTTGTTCATAAAATCTTAAATATGATGTGTCCCTACTGAACTTGATACAGATATATTCCCTTTGTTTATCCCATTAGGCCTTTAGTAGAGTATCGGAGGTCTAAGCGTATCTGCAAAACGAGCTTAGCTGATCCCTGCAATTGCAAATGAATTGTTCCACAAAAACGAAGGTAGACCGCAATACAAGAACATATGAATTGGAGTATCTTCACTACAACATATGACCTAgagtttttaaaaataataggaAAATGGAGTGAAGGAAGGATACAATTTGttttaggggcttaattagAAAAAACACCTTCTTAATCAAGCTTGCAATTAGAAACCTGTGCAAATACTCCACTTCTGACCGATTTTTGAGTTTTTCAACTCAAACCTCAAGGGCCTTGTCTAAGATGGTAATTTCACTATGAACCCATAATCTCTTAACAAGAAATTAGAGCGTTATGGATTTATGGTAATGTAAGGAGGTGGTAGGGGCAAGGGAATAGATGAAGGGTCTCCATGCCAAGGTTCACTCCAAAAACTCAAACTTACACCAAATTTGCACCATACAAAGGGAAGTTTAGCAGATGTAGCCATGTAGGTGAGGAATTTTTGTGTGGACTGGAAGAGGAGGCATATAGGGCGTCCTAATTCCTAGCTATTTCTCTAAAGCCTATACTGGTTTTTGATAACTCTGGTGTCTAGGTGAATCTGATTTATGAGTGAAATTTTTTTCATCAGATTCAGGCACAAAAGTCCCAATTACGCTTAATCAGTTATCCCTTCAACAAATTCTTTCCTTTTTGGTTTGACAGTTCAACCAAAAGTATAAGAGATGAATTATTCAATAATTCTTTTAAAAGAttcccccccccctccccctaCCGACTTAATATGTGGCTTCCCAAAATGAAATACATATCACATTAATtcacgtaagggaataaatctTTCCTGTGAGGATGTATAATTTAGTATAGAGTTGGTTTTTATTTATATTGAATGTAGGGCATTTCTGGCCATCTAATTTGGAATTTGTGTGAACAGATCGTGCTTTTGGCAGGAGCAAAGAAGTGGGGCCTTTGAATGTCATTTCTCATTCGAGAAGTTTACCAACTGCCTTCatattcaaattttttgcatATCTGCAAATTTTATTTCGATCCTTGGGAAAAATATGGAATCTTAGACCAGAAGATAAGCAGCTAAAGCTGCTGCGTGAGCCTGTTAACTTTACAGAGAGCCTGCCCGAGTTAGAGCCAGGTTTCAAGGGTCCAACTGTTGTTCAGAAGATTGATGACTCTGTGCTTGATCCTTGTTGGAAAAGGCTTCAGCATTTAGAGCAGTTGGTGACTGACCTCGTAAATAGACCTTCAAGAATCCCAGCAGATAAAGAGGAGACAATCCTTGAGTCATTAAAAAGAATAAAAGCCATAGAATATGACTTACAAAAGACAAAGAAGGTAAAGACTAAAAGAGTACTATATATCTACCTTCTGAGATGTGTTTACCAAGTTATCAGCGACCTTTTAGTTTCTTACTTTCTGTGAAACTGTTTGGAACAGGCCTTATTTGCAACAGCATCGAAGCAAGTAGAGCTTGCTGAGTCGCTGGAAAATCTGAAGGAAAGCAGCATGCATGTAAGTTCTCATCAAGAAATACTATTAAATAAAGTACCTGGTTGTGAAATGCGAAAATTAACCTCTGCGGGCTTGTTAGTTAAACTAGTTTGATGATGTAGCAATTCTTATGATAGCTTTGTTATATGGGATTCTTTTACCAAACTGCAATCACTAGAATAATTTAATTCCAACTTCCACTCTTTATTTTTGACATAGTTGTTTCACACACAAAGATGATAGGGAATTTAGGTATTTAATAGCAACTGCAGAATCCTTAATAGTTACATGTTGAATTTCATGCCTGTAATTCCTACCAGAATGTGTAGAATGGAAAGAGGAAAAAGTTGGACGGAATTGGATGAACAAGCAACTTTTCTTAATTTCTCATAATATAGAAAGGTTAGAGTTAGAATATCACTAACTGGGCAGCTGAGTATGAGTGATATAGCTACTTTATTTTCTTGGAGAGTTGCTGAGCACGAGGAAAATGTAAAATCAGCAGAAGACAGTAAAGCATTTTTGGGCTTTCATCTACATGCTGCCTGCTTGAAACGCTTTCTTACTGTGGTCCATGTTTTAAAATAATCTGCTGATCTGCAAAGTATATGAACTTTTCAATTGATTCGATGTGTAATTATAATGATTttcaaataatctaaaatatgGAGTAGATATTTGCTTTGAAATACATTTACTGAGATTACAGTTTTTGTGACAGAGACCAGCAACTTGTTGGAGGAGAAGTTATAAGCATACTCCTTCAGAAAGTCGTTAGGATGAGTCAAAATAGTATTATGTATGTGTTTGTCACTTCCTTCAACATTGGTTTTGCTGACTTGAAGACTACAGATTCTTACAGCTGGTAACTTGCTTGTCTCCTTTGCCTCTACTTGCTATGCCCTGTTTTCTTTCCCTCTCTGATATTTGCATGTTATGATCATCCTTGCAGGTCTTTTACATTATTGCTTCGACTGCTCGGAGTGGACTCCAGTACAGCGCAGTCATTTCACAGTATCGTGTGTGAATAGCTAACTAGATATCTTGCTTGTGTGAATAGGTCGGCCATACAAAGTTTAAAGCTAGAGATTTTAGGTTAGATTACAAAGGGAACAATACATAAATACCGTTTTCGACAAGAACGTGAGAATAACAGAACGATGTAACAACAGATATGGCCTATTTTTGTATCAGAATTGGAAATGCTATAAAACGTGCAAAGGGGATTGGGTATAGTTTcccctttttcttcttctacATTATTACATATGCCTTTATGTTGCTTTGAACATCCAAATTTCATGCAGAGGATACCATCAGATTAGTTCCTCCTGAGTAACAAAATAATTCTAGATTATTGTACAAATCTGTTGAATTCTTCTCACTAGTTTACCCAAATAAAGTTATGCTTGGCTCAGATGACTGCACCGCAGTTGGCGTTTAGCCGTGTAGGCTGTGCATACCAGCTATAGCGTGTCATGCATTGGCGCGTTCTCACATGCACTGTATTTGAGTTCCTAATCATCAACCCAAACCACGAGTCAAGGGAGGGATATAATTGGGCTAACAATTAAAATTTGCGAGTTTGTTTGGATGGGCAATAGCAACACAAACCTTTAGGAGGTATATTCTCATTCCACATCATCACAGTGTAAACCTCCTCCCTCCCAACAAACCTTTCTTCAATACGAAGTATTAGATAAACCTATCAAATGGTTTGTATGTGGGGCCCAGTAATACATATTATTATAGTATTACATGACTTTTTTaatatttacaaaaaataataaaagcaaAATTACGGAATTGATAAAGGTCCCAAtttgcgacctttaagccgtgtcacactGGTGACATGACACGCCTATGTGTCATAAATACATTTGGAAACTAAAGGCTCGTTCAGTATCACTGTCAGTTTGtagtttttggttttttggtactaaaagtcatatgattttgattgaattattaactaaaaAATAGTCATAATTATAGTAATcatattgattttgaaaactgataacgaaaaattggaaactaatttttgtggttttaatattttggtttttagtttggtaaaaaaatcgaaaactaaaaacaaaaaacgataccgaacgggccctaaaatatttagattttataacctattatacatgttacaaaaaaggtaggaaaattttaattatattccaatttacaaattgaataatataat
This Spinacia oleracea cultivar Varoflay chromosome 6, BTI_SOV_V1, whole genome shotgun sequence DNA region includes the following protein-coding sequences:
- the LOC110793464 gene encoding phosphatidylinositol/phosphatidylcholine transfer protein SFH9 isoform X1, whose product is MPEDIQLIREEERARKSEIEVSEDEPIRRTRIRSLRKKAASASTKLAHGLKKRGKRIADCKFAAIAIDDFRDEKEEEAVDAFRLILVEKSMLPHHLDDYHTMLRFLKARKFDLDKALHMWEEMIKWRKEYGVDTIIQDFYYEEFEEVQRHYPHGYHGVDKEGRPVYIERLGKIETAKLMIVTTIERFLKYHVQGFEKAFAEKFPACSIAAKKHIDSTTTILDVQGVNWMSFGKVALDLIKNMQKIDGDNYPETLHQMFIINAGAGFKMAWTTVKSFLDPKTTSKIHVLGNKFHSKLMESVDSSQLPDFVGGTCSCPGGCLKYQKGPWNDPEIMKLVQAQEIMYLKRTTSSSDCEDLKNKLLANKAKRNDMIFADTVPDLDGQIPNITAQPDANVRMGESSCSGNLVEVVSTDAKVEEANLTNRAFGRSKEVGPLNVISHSRSLPTAFIFKFFAYLQILFRSLGKIWNLRPEDKQLKLLREPVNFTESLPELEPGFKGPTVVQKIDDSVLDPCWKRLQHLEQLVTDLVNRPSRIPADKEETILESLKRIKAIEYDLQKTKKALFATASKQVELAESLENLKESSMHRPATCWRRSYKHTPSESR
- the LOC110793464 gene encoding phosphatidylinositol/phosphatidylcholine transfer protein SFH9 isoform X2; translation: MPEDIQLIREEERARKSEIEVSEDEPIRRTRIRSLRKKAASASTKLAHGLKKRGKRIADCKFAAIAIDDFRDEKEEEAVDAFRLILVEKSMLPHHLDDYHTMLRFLKARKFDLDKALHMWEEMIKWRKEYGVDTIIQDFYYEEFEEVQRHYPHGYHGVDKEGRPVYIERLGKIETAKLMIVTTIERFLKYHVQGFEKAFAEKFPACSIAAKKHIDSTTTILDVQGVNWMSFGKVALDLIKNMQKIDGDNYPETLHQMFIINAGAGFKMAWTTVKSFLDPKTTSKIHVLGNKFHSKLMESVDSSQLPDFVGGTCSCPGGCLKYQKGPWNDPEIMKAQEIMYLKRTTSSSDCEDLKNKLLANKAKRNDMIFADTVPDLDGQIPNITAQPDANVRMGESSCSGNLVEVVSTDAKVEEANLTNRAFGRSKEVGPLNVISHSRSLPTAFIFKFFAYLQILFRSLGKIWNLRPEDKQLKLLREPVNFTESLPELEPGFKGPTVVQKIDDSVLDPCWKRLQHLEQLVTDLVNRPSRIPADKEETILESLKRIKAIEYDLQKTKKALFATASKQVELAESLENLKESSMHRPATCWRRSYKHTPSESR